From Bradyrhizobium sp. NDS-1, the proteins below share one genomic window:
- a CDS encoding ABC transporter permease, translating to MTVAQITGGSECVPLRIQLQHVERRRKLKAFTLVLPLLLFMLIAFVLPIGRMIFNAVHDDTFLRLMPRTMAELRGWNGKGLPDETVYAALAGDMKEAWAQKTAAAIGKRMNYELPGIGSQVVSTARKVRELAAGPYKTALIDINPLWGQHEVWSLLKRGTSEYTAYYLLRSVDLQYSPDSLIVASPHENAIFRDVFLRTLGISIGVTVATLLLGFPVAYLLATLPPRSSNLLMIMVVLPFWTSLLVRTTAWVVLLQQHGLVNDTLMTLHLISQPAELIFNRLGTIIAMTHIQLPFTLLPIYSVMKTISPNLVRAARSLGAGPFYAFWKVYFPLTMPGIAAGCLLTFILCLGYYITPALVGGPADQMVSYFVAHYTNEELNWGMASALGAILLTATLLLYYVFNKLVGLEQIKMG from the coding sequence ATGACGGTCGCACAGATCACGGGCGGCTCCGAGTGCGTCCCGCTGAGGATTCAGCTGCAGCATGTCGAGCGTCGGCGCAAGCTGAAGGCGTTCACTCTCGTCTTACCGCTCTTACTCTTTATGCTGATCGCGTTCGTTCTGCCAATCGGCCGGATGATCTTCAACGCTGTGCACGACGATACATTCCTCAGGTTGATGCCGCGAACAATGGCGGAGCTCAGGGGATGGAACGGCAAGGGCTTACCTGACGAGACCGTCTATGCCGCGCTGGCCGGCGACATGAAGGAGGCGTGGGCCCAAAAGACCGCCGCCGCAATCGGCAAGCGAATGAACTATGAGCTGCCCGGCATTGGAAGTCAGGTCGTCTCGACGGCGCGCAAGGTCCGCGAGCTTGCGGCCGGCCCTTACAAGACGGCGCTCATCGATATCAATCCGCTTTGGGGACAGCACGAAGTATGGAGCCTCCTGAAGCGCGGGACCTCGGAATACACGGCCTACTATCTCTTGCGCTCCGTGGACTTGCAGTACAGCCCCGACAGTCTGATTGTCGCGTCGCCACACGAGAACGCGATCTTCCGCGATGTATTCCTGCGAACGCTTGGGATCAGCATCGGCGTGACTGTCGCGACCCTTTTGCTCGGCTTCCCGGTGGCCTACCTTCTGGCAACGTTGCCGCCCAGGTCTAGCAATCTCTTGATGATCATGGTCGTGCTTCCATTCTGGACCTCCTTGTTGGTGCGCACCACCGCCTGGGTCGTGCTCCTGCAGCAGCACGGTCTCGTGAACGACACGTTGATGACGCTGCATCTTATATCCCAGCCGGCCGAGCTCATCTTCAACCGGCTCGGAACGATCATAGCAATGACCCACATTCAGCTGCCCTTCACGTTGCTACCGATCTACAGCGTGATGAAGACTATCTCGCCCAATCTTGTCCGCGCAGCTCGCTCCCTCGGCGCCGGACCCTTCTACGCCTTTTGGAAAGTTTACTTCCCGCTGACAATGCCCGGTATCGCCGCCGGCTGTCTGCTGACGTTCATTCTCTGCCTCGGCTACTACATAACCCCGGCGCTCGTCGGGGGACCAGCTGACCAGATGGTGAGCTATTTTGTCGCCCATTACACAAACGAGGAACTCAACTGGGGTATGGCTTCGGCCCTCGGCGCCATTCTGCTTACGGCGACGTTGCTCCTCTACTATGTCTTCAACAAGCTGGTCGGGCTTGAGCAAATCAAGATGGGGTGA
- a CDS encoding ABC transporter permease — protein sequence MIVSAYASPMERGWYYLHRVICGAVLLFLIAPILVIIPLSFNSVPFFTYPMPGLSLRWYEEFFLTGRWQGALHNSIFVALSVTLLSTVLGTLAALGLSRPNFPWRTAVMTVLISPMVVPVVITAVGVYFFYADVGLLNTYTGLILAHTTLATPFVVITVTATLTGFDHSLTRAAAGLGAPPITAFFKVTLPLILPGMISGSLFAFLTSFDETVVALFVASAEQRTLPKVMFSGIREEISPTITAAATVLTLFSIVVLGTIELLRRRSERLRGIRNT from the coding sequence ATGATCGTTTCCGCTTATGCTTCTCCAATGGAGAGGGGCTGGTACTATCTGCACCGCGTGATCTGTGGGGCCGTGCTATTATTTCTCATTGCCCCGATCCTTGTAATCATCCCGCTGTCCTTCAATTCTGTACCATTCTTCACCTATCCGATGCCGGGGCTGTCGCTGCGGTGGTATGAGGAATTCTTCCTCACAGGAAGGTGGCAGGGCGCGCTGCACAATTCTATCTTCGTCGCCTTATCGGTCACGCTGCTGTCGACGGTGCTGGGCACGCTAGCCGCCCTCGGGCTAAGCCGCCCGAACTTCCCATGGCGAACGGCGGTCATGACCGTGCTGATCTCGCCCATGGTGGTGCCGGTCGTGATTACAGCAGTCGGCGTGTACTTCTTCTACGCTGACGTTGGGCTGCTCAACACCTATACCGGATTGATACTGGCGCACACTACGCTGGCCACGCCCTTCGTCGTCATTACCGTCACCGCGACATTGACGGGATTCGACCACTCGCTGACGCGTGCGGCCGCCGGGCTCGGTGCGCCGCCAATTACCGCTTTCTTCAAGGTAACCCTGCCGCTCATACTTCCGGGCATGATCTCCGGCTCGCTATTTGCTTTTCTTACTTCCTTCGATGAGACGGTCGTCGCTCTTTTCGTCGCTAGCGCCGAACAGCGCACCTTGCCGAAAGTGATGTTTTCCGGCATCCGCGAGGAGATCAGTCCGACGATCACTGCGGCGGCGACGGTATTGACCCTATTCTCAATCGTCGTGCTGGGCACGATCGAACTGCTGCGGCGGCGCTCGGAGCGTCTGCGCGGTATCCGCAACACCTGA
- a CDS encoding ABC transporter substrate-binding protein — MITSHVTAIGLTVSLLAATQPAFAGDQLTVTAGGGAFQQVLRKAIFDPFSKASGIKVADTEYDYGLAKIRAMVETKTVSWDVVLASESGVRQLCAEGIIETINWNKLGLNRTKFDGADYSDCGVPAGVAGTVVAYDRDRLSNGPKTIADFFDLNKFPGKRGLYKNPGVNLEWALIADGVPVKDVYKVLNTPAGVDRAFKKLDTIKKDVIWWTAGAQPPQLLADGQVVMSQAWNARIYDAVRNSGRHFEIMWDTAILNGNAWVIPKGSPRLDDAYKFIGFAGSAQAQADVASYSALGPSNKDSIGLVDQVVLPHLPNAPSHVGSTLLIDSSFWTEKGDELRQRFDAWLTK; from the coding sequence ATGATTACGAGCCATGTGACCGCAATCGGCCTGACAGTGAGTTTGCTAGCAGCAACGCAACCAGCTTTTGCAGGAGATCAGCTTACGGTCACTGCTGGAGGTGGGGCGTTTCAGCAGGTCCTGCGTAAAGCCATATTCGATCCGTTCTCCAAGGCAAGTGGGATCAAGGTCGCTGATACCGAGTACGATTACGGCTTGGCCAAGATACGCGCCATGGTCGAGACGAAGACCGTTAGCTGGGACGTGGTCCTCGCCAGTGAGTCGGGGGTCCGGCAGTTATGCGCGGAAGGTATCATCGAGACAATCAACTGGAACAAATTGGGCCTCAACCGTACCAAGTTCGACGGAGCCGACTACAGCGACTGCGGGGTGCCGGCCGGCGTCGCTGGTACGGTCGTTGCCTATGACAGAGACAGGCTATCGAACGGCCCGAAGACTATCGCCGATTTTTTTGATCTGAACAAATTTCCCGGGAAAAGAGGGCTGTATAAGAATCCCGGGGTCAATCTCGAATGGGCTCTCATCGCCGACGGCGTACCCGTGAAGGACGTCTACAAAGTGCTCAATACGCCCGCTGGGGTCGACCGTGCCTTCAAGAAGCTCGATACGATCAAGAAAGATGTTATTTGGTGGACCGCCGGCGCCCAACCACCTCAGCTCCTTGCTGATGGTCAGGTCGTGATGAGCCAAGCTTGGAATGCCCGTATTTATGATGCAGTCAGGAACTCCGGCAGGCATTTTGAGATTATGTGGGACACTGCGATACTAAACGGCAACGCTTGGGTCATTCCGAAGGGCAGCCCGCGATTGGATGACGCCTACAAGTTCATCGGCTTCGCTGGGTCGGCCCAAGCGCAGGCAGACGTAGCAAGCTACAGCGCCTTGGGGCCGAGCAACAAGGATTCGATCGGGCTTGTCGATCAGGTGGTCCTGCCCCACCTTCCGAATGCGCCCAGCCACGTGGGCAGTACTCTGCTTATCGACTCAAGCTTTTGGACAGAGAAGGGCGACGAGCTTCGACAACGTTTTGATGCTTGGCTCACGAAGTAG
- a CDS encoding AMP-binding protein — protein sequence MAEDMIPLGEKLYRHAQAAPNKPAVSCGATSLTWGELESRANRIARALQGLGVKLGDLVTIALPNGVEFIEACWGIWKLGATPQPISFRLPNAELRAIIDLAAPALLIAPAEMESSQRRVAVADLLALSDDDRPVAPRAAPVSNAMTSGGSTGRPKLILTGWRGETRAEPERPNLWRLGPNETALVPAPLYHGGPFEYSKEVLVQEAHLVLMQRFDAEAVLAEIERRKVTWVYLVPTMMSRIWRLPEEVRARYDISSLKTLWHLAAPCPPWLKEAFIRWMGPEVIMELYGGSENLAYTTIAGSEWLNRRGSVGRVKSGEMAAFDANGQVLPPGEVGEIYMRRAKDRPPTYAYRGATARVLPGGWESLGDIGHFDAEGYLYLGDRRTDMILVGGSNVFPAEVEAAIDEHPLVSSSAVVGLPHEDMGSSVHAIVQAQRTLTADALMTHLAERLVTYKLPRSIEFVDHPLRDEAGKVRRTQLRDERVARTKSPVGRP from the coding sequence ATGGCTGAAGACATGATCCCCTTGGGCGAGAAGTTGTACCGCCACGCTCAGGCGGCGCCGAACAAACCAGCAGTAAGTTGCGGCGCGACCAGCCTCACTTGGGGCGAGCTAGAGTCTCGGGCGAACCGGATCGCACGCGCCCTGCAGGGTTTGGGCGTCAAGCTTGGCGATCTTGTTACAATTGCCCTTCCGAACGGCGTCGAATTCATTGAGGCGTGCTGGGGTATTTGGAAGCTGGGCGCGACACCCCAACCGATATCTTTTCGACTCCCGAACGCCGAACTGCGCGCCATAATTGATCTGGCCGCGCCTGCGCTTCTAATTGCACCAGCAGAGATGGAGAGCTCCCAGCGACGGGTCGCGGTTGCCGATCTGCTTGCGCTATCCGACGACGATCGTCCAGTTGCGCCGCGTGCAGCCCCCGTTTCGAATGCCATGACATCCGGCGGCTCGACCGGCCGACCTAAACTGATCCTCACTGGCTGGCGGGGGGAGACTCGGGCGGAGCCCGAAAGGCCGAACCTGTGGCGCCTAGGGCCAAATGAGACGGCGCTGGTTCCTGCGCCCCTTTATCACGGCGGCCCATTCGAGTACTCCAAGGAGGTACTCGTCCAGGAGGCACATTTGGTGCTGATGCAGCGCTTCGACGCTGAGGCGGTGCTGGCCGAAATCGAGCGGCGAAAGGTCACTTGGGTCTATCTGGTGCCGACCATGATGAGCCGTATTTGGCGACTGCCGGAGGAGGTGCGAGCCCGCTATGACATCTCGTCTCTAAAGACCCTCTGGCATTTGGCAGCGCCCTGCCCTCCGTGGCTCAAGGAGGCCTTCATCCGCTGGATGGGTCCTGAGGTGATCATGGAGCTTTATGGTGGCAGTGAGAACCTAGCCTACACCACCATCGCTGGAAGCGAATGGCTGAATCGCCGCGGGTCTGTCGGGCGCGTAAAATCGGGGGAAATGGCGGCCTTTGATGCCAACGGCCAAGTTTTGCCGCCAGGAGAGGTGGGCGAGATTTACATGCGCCGCGCAAAGGACCGGCCGCCCACGTACGCCTATCGTGGCGCAACGGCGCGCGTCCTGCCCGGCGGTTGGGAGAGTCTCGGCGACATCGGACACTTTGATGCCGAGGGTTACCTCTACCTCGGCGACAGGCGCACTGACATGATCCTGGTCGGCGGATCCAACGTTTTTCCAGCTGAGGTCGAAGCCGCGATCGACGAACACCCGCTAGTGAGCTCGAGCGCGGTCGTGGGCCTGCCTCACGAGGACATGGGATCGTCTGTCCACGCGATCGTCCAGGCTCAACGCACCCTGACGGCGGACGCGCTAATGACGCACTTGGCCGAGCGGCTCGTCACCTACAAGCTTCCGCGCAGCATCGAGTTCGTCGACCACCCCTTGCGTGATGAGGCGGGCAAGGTGCGTCGCACACAGCTGCGTGACGAGCGCGTCGCTCGAACGAAGTCGCCTGTCGGCCGACCTTAA
- a CDS encoding enoyl-CoA hydratase/isomerase family protein — protein MANFVTIERGLGPGGRVAVVRFDRGDRINALSDDATRELTRVAQCFEDDAETSVVILTGGKSFSAGADMKAGGARSPTSTDVAALRRQFRIGPRLTRAWYEMDQVTIAAIEGFCIGGGLALAIALDFRIMARDAHIRIPEIALGMNMSWQTIPRMLQLIGPARTKQAVILADQRISAEEAYQWGLVEQLTEPEGTFNAAMELAAKVAAQPSIPVAMTKQTINRLAGALDDLASHMDLDQLTLTCLTEDHKEGVAAFRDKRKPQFKAR, from the coding sequence TTGGCGAACTTCGTGACTATTGAGAGAGGCCTCGGACCAGGGGGCCGTGTCGCGGTGGTGCGGTTCGACCGTGGCGATCGCATCAACGCGCTTTCTGATGATGCAACTCGCGAGCTCACGAGAGTGGCTCAATGCTTTGAGGACGACGCTGAAACCTCAGTCGTAATCCTCACCGGCGGGAAATCCTTCAGCGCTGGCGCAGATATGAAAGCCGGTGGAGCTCGTTCGCCCACCTCGACAGACGTAGCAGCGCTACGCCGTCAGTTCAGGATAGGACCGCGGCTAACCCGCGCCTGGTATGAGATGGATCAGGTGACCATCGCTGCGATCGAAGGATTTTGCATTGGAGGCGGTCTCGCGCTCGCCATTGCCCTCGACTTTCGGATCATGGCGCGCGATGCCCATATCCGTATCCCGGAGATCGCGCTTGGCATGAACATGAGCTGGCAGACCATCCCGCGAATGCTGCAGCTGATCGGCCCAGCCCGCACCAAGCAGGCGGTCATCCTCGCTGATCAACGCATCTCCGCTGAAGAGGCCTACCAATGGGGCTTAGTGGAGCAACTGACGGAGCCAGAGGGGACCTTTAACGCCGCCATGGAACTCGCCGCGAAGGTTGCTGCCCAGCCGTCGATCCCAGTCGCCATGACCAAGCAAACGATCAACCGTCTCGCCGGCGCTCTTGACGATCTCGCAAGCCACATGGACCTCGACCAGCTGACGCTCACCTGCCTGACTGAGGACCACAAGGAGGGTGTCGCGGCCTTCCGCGACAAGCGCAAGCCCCAGTTCAAGGCACGATAG
- a CDS encoding SDR family NAD(P)-dependent oxidoreductase has product MGLLDGKVAIITGAGGGLGEAYASLFAKEGAAVVVNDLGTDMDGSGTSAAASRVVSQIVATGGRAVANTDDVSTLAGGENILKTAIEAFGQVDILICNAGFLRDRTFAKISEEDWDLVVKVHLKGTYCCTLPVWKWLKDNGRPGVIIMTSSTSGLFGNFGQANYGAAKAGIYGLVRVLSIEGRKYGIRVMGVAPNAITRMWADIPSMRETEPDSILRPENVAPGVLFMASELAEDYSGKILAISGEEIAEVKMVMADGFHPKGAYSAEDLAAHACSVFFPTDVKRLDALSVKG; this is encoded by the coding sequence ATGGGATTGTTGGACGGAAAGGTGGCGATCATCACTGGCGCTGGTGGCGGGCTCGGCGAGGCCTACGCCAGTTTGTTCGCTAAAGAAGGCGCAGCCGTGGTCGTCAATGACCTCGGGACCGACATGGATGGTTCGGGCACTAGCGCCGCTGCTAGCAGAGTGGTGTCGCAGATCGTTGCGACCGGCGGGCGCGCAGTTGCGAATACCGATGACGTATCCACGCTGGCCGGCGGCGAGAATATACTCAAGACGGCAATCGAGGCCTTCGGCCAAGTTGACATATTGATTTGCAATGCAGGCTTCTTGCGCGACCGGACATTTGCCAAGATTTCAGAAGAGGATTGGGATCTCGTCGTCAAGGTTCATTTGAAAGGAACCTATTGTTGCACGCTACCGGTTTGGAAGTGGCTCAAGGACAATGGCCGGCCCGGCGTGATAATTATGACGTCCTCGACGTCGGGATTGTTCGGCAATTTCGGTCAGGCAAATTATGGAGCGGCCAAAGCTGGAATCTATGGTTTGGTGCGGGTTCTCTCTATTGAGGGCCGCAAATACGGCATCCGTGTAATGGGTGTGGCACCAAACGCGATCACTCGTATGTGGGCGGATATTCCAAGTATGCGGGAAACCGAACCCGATTCCATTCTGCGTCCCGAGAACGTTGCGCCTGGCGTGCTATTCATGGCCTCAGAGTTGGCTGAAGACTATTCGGGAAAGATCCTCGCCATATCCGGGGAAGAGATTGCAGAGGTTAAGATGGTCATGGCTGACGGCTTCCATCCCAAAGGAGCCTACAGTGCGGAGGACTTGGCAGCACATGCATGTTCCGTTTTTTTCCCGACAGATGTGAAGCGGCTAGACGCCTTGAGTGTGAAGGGTTGA
- a CDS encoding M81 family metallopeptidase, whose translation MRLFAAALFMETNTFSPLPSSLNSFSLLRPGEHPQDRPRSAPLWVARRRAVAEGFTLIEGSCFGAEPAGATNRADYEFMRDEILNQLEGALPVDGVLLDLHGAMVAHGYDDVEGDILERVRALVGSQCVIGVELDPHCHLTVKRVALADVIVLYKEYPHTDVVACAERVLNIVLQTLRKQVKPVMSLYDCRQIQLYPTTLPLMRSFVDRVKAMEDEVGVLSISIGHGFSHGDVPELSSRILVVMDKDKAKGDALASKIGEEFVSMRGKTAPQYYSVDSGIDAAIKFDDAPVVVADPADNAGAGAPSDNTTILRRLIERQVGSAVVGPVWDPIAVRLCFDAGEGTQFALRFGGKIGPVSGAPIDASVTVVGLKRDCWQHSPFGRSALGDCAAVRIGGVEVVLNTIRTQAFGLELFRNVGIDPLARKIVVVKSTNHFMAGYGPTAKKVIYVGSDGLFGNDYGNYPYARVKRPIWPLDEETSPGLIL comes from the coding sequence ATGCGTCTGTTCGCCGCTGCGCTGTTCATGGAGACCAATACCTTTTCGCCGCTCCCGAGCAGCCTGAATTCCTTTAGTTTGCTGCGACCAGGCGAACATCCCCAAGATCGGCCGCGGTCGGCGCCGCTCTGGGTAGCGCGCCGAAGGGCAGTTGCAGAGGGATTCACGCTAATCGAAGGGAGCTGTTTTGGCGCCGAGCCCGCAGGTGCTACGAACCGTGCTGACTACGAGTTTATGCGCGATGAGATCCTGAACCAGCTAGAGGGAGCGCTGCCCGTTGATGGCGTTCTGCTGGATCTGCATGGTGCCATGGTGGCGCATGGCTATGACGACGTGGAAGGCGACATATTGGAGCGAGTGCGCGCGCTTGTCGGTTCACAATGTGTGATTGGCGTTGAGCTCGACCCGCATTGCCATCTGACCGTCAAGCGAGTCGCGCTTGCTGATGTCATCGTCCTTTATAAAGAGTATCCCCACACTGACGTGGTAGCGTGCGCCGAGCGCGTGCTGAACATCGTGCTTCAGACGCTGCGGAAGCAGGTGAAACCCGTCATGTCGCTTTATGACTGTCGGCAAATCCAACTCTATCCGACAACCCTGCCGCTGATGCGCAGCTTCGTCGACCGTGTCAAGGCGATGGAGGACGAGGTGGGCGTACTCTCGATCTCGATCGGCCATGGCTTTTCCCATGGTGACGTACCGGAGCTGTCGAGTCGCATCCTCGTTGTCATGGACAAAGATAAGGCTAAGGGCGACGCGCTCGCCAGCAAGATAGGCGAGGAATTCGTCTCGATGCGGGGCAAGACTGCGCCCCAGTACTATTCAGTCGACAGCGGGATCGATGCCGCCATCAAATTCGACGACGCACCAGTCGTTGTCGCAGATCCAGCCGATAACGCCGGCGCGGGCGCGCCTTCCGACAATACCACCATTCTGCGCCGCCTTATCGAGCGCCAGGTCGGGAGTGCGGTGGTGGGCCCAGTCTGGGACCCGATCGCGGTGCGACTATGCTTCGACGCAGGCGAGGGCACCCAGTTCGCCCTGCGTTTCGGCGGAAAAATCGGACCCGTGTCCGGCGCGCCGATCGATGCCAGCGTGACTGTGGTTGGGCTCAAGCGTGATTGCTGGCAGCACTCTCCGTTCGGACGGTCAGCGCTCGGGGACTGCGCCGCGGTGCGAATAGGTGGCGTCGAAGTCGTGCTCAACACAATTCGGACGCAGGCTTTTGGGCTCGAGCTTTTCCGCAATGTAGGCATCGACCCACTCGCCCGCAAGATTGTGGTTGTCAAATCCACCAATCATTTTATGGCAGGGTATGGCCCAACAGCTAAAAAGGTAATTTATGTCGGAAGCGACGGGCTATTTGGCAATGATTACGGCAACTACCCTTACGCGCGTGTCAAGCGCCCGATTTGGCCACTCGACGAAGAGACCAGCCCCGGCCTCATCCTTTGA
- a CDS encoding ABC transporter substrate-binding protein: MKGGLALAGTLAAPQVVLGQRGGGKIIKAVMSGDIPTYDPIWTTANQSAYHGVMVYDTLFGVDARQTPRPQMVGKYGLSDDKLTWTFELRDGLKFHNGTAVTSADVVASIRRWAARDGFGQHMLNYVRDISAKDENAFTIQLRERYGLVLDALAKTGTPLCFIMRKKEAETDPMQKIETIIGSGPFKFNLSETKPGTQYVYDKNPDYVPRNEPPSGIAGGKIVKVDRVIYINMPDAQTAVAAVQAGEIDFYESPPSDLLGQLSEDKNVKLQVLNHAGFIGIIRLNFLHPPFNNVKCRQAMLHIVKQIDYLEATIGNPKYYKSCASFFACGTPMENDANTGWSKTVPDYSKARQLLKEGGYDGRPVVLLQATNLFKNSAEILANEMRQAGINVQMEPMDWSNVVTRRAVKAPPDQGGWNIFITSAGATRISTPLDVIQQASGEKAWFGWPNDAKHEELRTKWALAEALEERQKIAREMQENAWNFVPHVWTGQSFSPAMMRSNINGVLPIPEVIPWWNVEKT, translated from the coding sequence ATGAAAGGCGGTCTTGCCCTCGCTGGTACGCTAGCAGCGCCCCAGGTCGTGCTAGGTCAGAGGGGCGGTGGCAAAATTATCAAGGCGGTCATGAGTGGCGATATCCCAACCTATGACCCGATCTGGACCACCGCGAACCAGTCCGCTTATCATGGCGTCATGGTTTACGACACGCTCTTCGGCGTGGACGCGCGGCAAACTCCAAGGCCACAGATGGTCGGCAAATACGGGCTCTCTGATGACAAGCTAACTTGGACTTTCGAATTGCGGGACGGCCTGAAATTTCATAACGGCACAGCAGTTACGAGCGCCGACGTCGTTGCTTCAATCCGCCGGTGGGCGGCGCGCGACGGCTTCGGCCAACATATGCTGAACTATGTGAGGGACATCTCGGCGAAAGACGAAAATGCTTTCACCATCCAGCTCAGAGAACGTTATGGCCTCGTTCTGGATGCGCTCGCCAAGACCGGGACGCCGCTCTGCTTTATTATGCGCAAGAAGGAAGCAGAGACCGACCCGATGCAGAAGATCGAGACGATCATCGGGTCCGGTCCTTTCAAATTTAACCTCAGCGAGACTAAGCCCGGCACACAATACGTCTATGACAAGAACCCCGACTACGTGCCTCGCAACGAGCCGCCGAGCGGTATTGCTGGCGGCAAGATCGTCAAGGTTGACCGAGTCATCTACATCAATATGCCGGATGCGCAGACAGCCGTCGCCGCCGTGCAAGCGGGGGAGATCGACTTTTATGAGAGTCCGCCGAGTGACCTTCTGGGCCAGCTCTCGGAGGACAAAAACGTCAAGCTTCAGGTTCTTAATCACGCGGGTTTCATTGGCATCATTCGTCTCAATTTTCTCCACCCGCCATTCAACAATGTGAAATGCCGCCAAGCGATGCTCCACATTGTCAAACAGATCGACTATCTCGAGGCAACCATCGGAAACCCTAAGTACTACAAGTCCTGCGCCTCTTTCTTCGCCTGCGGCACTCCGATGGAGAACGATGCTAATACCGGCTGGTCCAAGACGGTGCCGGACTACTCGAAGGCAAGACAACTATTAAAGGAAGGCGGCTATGATGGGCGGCCGGTCGTGCTGCTGCAGGCGACTAACCTATTCAAGAATTCGGCCGAGATCCTCGCTAATGAGATGCGCCAAGCCGGCATCAACGTGCAGATGGAGCCGATGGATTGGTCAAACGTGGTAACACGCCGCGCGGTCAAAGCGCCACCCGACCAAGGCGGCTGGAACATCTTCATCACCTCGGCGGGCGCTACACGTATCAGCACTCCGCTCGACGTCATCCAGCAGGCAAGTGGTGAGAAGGCTTGGTTTGGCTGGCCTAACGATGCCAAGCACGAGGAGCTGCGGACGAAATGGGCGCTCGCCGAGGCGCTTGAGGAACGTCAGAAGATCGCGCGCGAGATGCAAGAGAACGCCTGGAACTTCGTGCCGCATGTCTGGACGGGGCAATCGTTTTCTCCGGCGATGATGCGCTCCAACATTAATGGCGTTCTGCCGATCCCCGAAGTCATTCCCTGGTGGAACGTCGAAAAGACGTGA
- a CDS encoding ABC transporter permease has product MATYIIRRLLSMLPVVAIVAIFVFLLLHLAPGDPAAIMVGENATPEAIAQIRQKLGLDEPLWTQFVVWTLSLLHGDLGRSTFWNDPVTTLIAQRAEPSIALASTTLVFTLVVALVLGVTSAAKAGTALDRFVMGFAVLGFSVPSFVIGYLLIFLFSIQLKWLPVQGYSPIGEGTGPWLRSLVLPTMTLGLVYVSLIARITRAAMLDVLSEDYMRTARAKGVARPALLLKHALKNAAVPIVTVVGTGVGLLIGGVVITETVFNIPGIGRLVVDAIARRDYPIIQGVVIVFSGVYMLVNLVVDLSYTFFDPRISYQ; this is encoded by the coding sequence ATGGCCACCTATATCATTCGTCGCCTTCTCTCGATGCTGCCTGTGGTAGCGATCGTCGCCATCTTCGTCTTCCTGCTCCTGCACCTAGCCCCCGGCGATCCCGCTGCAATCATGGTGGGCGAGAACGCCACACCGGAAGCAATCGCACAGATCCGCCAGAAGCTAGGCCTTGATGAACCGCTGTGGACACAGTTCGTCGTCTGGACGCTGAGCCTCCTACATGGCGACCTTGGTCGCTCGACCTTCTGGAATGACCCGGTGACGACACTGATTGCTCAACGCGCCGAGCCAAGCATCGCGCTCGCTTCCACCACCCTTGTCTTCACCCTGGTAGTCGCGCTGGTACTCGGCGTCACCAGTGCGGCGAAGGCCGGCACGGCGCTGGACCGGTTCGTGATGGGCTTTGCCGTTCTCGGCTTTTCGGTGCCGAGCTTCGTCATCGGTTACCTTCTCATTTTCCTCTTTTCAATCCAACTCAAATGGCTGCCGGTGCAGGGCTACTCGCCGATCGGTGAGGGCACGGGGCCGTGGCTGCGCAGCCTGGTGCTGCCAACTATGACGCTCGGCCTCGTATACGTGTCGCTCATCGCCCGCATCACACGCGCCGCGATGCTCGATGTGCTAAGCGAGGACTATATGCGAACGGCGCGCGCAAAGGGCGTCGCGCGGCCAGCGCTGCTCTTGAAGCACGCCCTCAAGAATGCGGCGGTGCCGATCGTGACGGTGGTTGGGACCGGCGTGGGGCTCCTCATCGGCGGCGTCGTCATCACCGAGACTGTCTTCAACATCCCGGGCATCGGTCGGCTCGTCGTCGACGCCATCGCGCGGCGCGACTATCCGATTATCCAAGGCGTCGTCATCGTCTTCTCAGGCGTCTACATGCTGGTGAATCTTGTCGTCGATCTCTCCTACACATTCTTTGATCCGAGGATCAGCTACCAATGA